GAACTTAAAAAATATAACGGCGCTTTATCCGAGGATTTAATGCGTCAATTAGGCGTGGAAGTTTACGGGCACACCAGTAAATATGACGCGGCAATTTATAATTACTTATCTAATTTTTATCAAACTAAAAAAGAAGCAGAAAATTTTCCGCAAGAGCTAGACTTAGCTTTTGAAAAAATTCAAGATTTGCGTTACGGGGAAAATCCGCATCAAAAGGCAGCTTTCTACAGGGAAAAAGGAAAATCCTCCGGCTTAATTAATTTAAAACAACTGCAAGGCAAAGAGCTTTCTTTTAACAATATCCTGGATCTTGACTCCGCGCTGGAATTGGTCAAGGAGTTTAAAAATCCGGCGGCGGTAATCGTTAAACACAATAACCCTTGCGGAGCCGCGGAAGATAAAAAATTGGACCGGGCATATTTAAATGCCTGGAAAACCGATAAGCTTTCGGCTTTTGGCGGTATTGTGGCCTTAAACCGAAAAATGGATTTGGCAACCGCCAAAGTCATACTCAAGAGCGGATTCCTAGAATGCATTATCGCTCCCGGTTTTGATCAAGAAGCGATAAATTTATTTAAAGAAAAGAAAAATTTACGCCTGCTTGAGCTAAAGGATTTGAATATTATCGATGAGCCGCAGGTCAAACGCGTCAGCGGCGGCATGCTTTTGCAGGGGAAAGATTTAGCAACCCTGGATTTGAATAACCTGAAGGTTGTCACTAAAAAGAAGCCTAGTAAAAAAGAGTTGGCAACTTTAATTTTTGCCTGGAAGGTAGCCAAGCATGTAAAATCAAACGCCATTGTTTTGGCTTGCGGAACCAGGACCGTCGGTATTGGCGCCGGGCAGATGTCCCGCGTAGATTCGGTAATGATCGCCAAAAATAAAGCCGGAACTTTAAGTAAAAATTGCTGTTTGGCTTCGGATGCCTTTTTCCCCAAAGCAGACGCCATCTCCTGGGCGCATAAAGCCGGGGCCAAGGCGATAATCCAGCCCGGAGGCTCTATCGCCGATCAAGAAATTATCGCTGCCTGCGATAAATATAAGATTGCCATGGTTACTACCGGCCTGCGGCACTTCAAGCATTAAGGTATGCCCTACCCACAAGTTTTAGAATACCTGAATTCTTTCGCTAACTACGAAAAAAACACAAACTATTCCTATAAAGAAACAATCCGGCTGGCCCGTATGCGGGATTTTTTGTCTTTAATCGGGGATCCCCAAAATTCTTTGCGCGTGATTCATGTTGCCGGCACCAAAGGCAAAGGCTCGACTTGCGCTTTCACGGCCTACATTCTCAGGGAAGCGGGTTTTTCCGTCGGGCTCTATACTTCCCCCCACCTGGATGATTTTAGAGAAAGAGTAAGAATTTTGATCCCCATAAAGCCGTCATTGCGAGGGCACAAAGTGTCCGAAGCAATCTCGTCCCTTGATTTTGAAGGCATGATCTCTAAAAATGAACTAATCGGTTTAGTCCAGGAATTAAAACCGGTAATAAATAAATACAACCGCCATTCAAAATACGGGAGGCTTTCTTTTTTTGAAGTATATACCGCGCTGGCTTTCCTGCATTTTTTGCGCAAGCAGGTTGATTTTGCAATTTTAGAAACCGGCATGGGCGGCAGGTTAGACGCTACCAATACTGCCGACTCCCTTGCCTGCGGGATTGCCCCGCTTAGCCTTGAGCATACGCAGAAACTGGGTAAAACTCTGGCCAAGATCAGCGCGGAAAAAGCAGGGATCATCAAAAGCAAAGGGGCAATCGTAGTTTCCGCCCGGCAAGATAAAGAAGCGGCAAAAGTTATTTATAATCGGTGCAAAAAATTCCGGGCCAGGTTTTTTGAAGTGGGCAGGCAGATTAAATATTTTAAGTCCGGCCGGGAGTTTACCATCAAAGGTTTGCATAAAATTTATAAGCATCTGCGCCTGCGCCTTTTGGGAGCTCATCAAAT
The nucleotide sequence above comes from Candidatus Omnitrophota bacterium. Encoded proteins:
- a CDS encoding bifunctional folylpolyglutamate synthase/dihydrofolate synthase, encoding MPYPQVLEYLNSFANYEKNTNYSYKETIRLARMRDFLSLIGDPQNSLRVIHVAGTKGKGSTCAFTAYILREAGFSVGLYTSPHLDDFRERVRILIPIKPSLRGHKVSEAISSLDFEGMISKNELIGLVQELKPVINKYNRHSKYGRLSFFEVYTALAFLHFLRKQVDFAILETGMGGRLDATNTADSLACGIAPLSLEHTQKLGKTLAKISAEKAGIIKSKGAIVVSARQDKEAAKVIYNRCKKFRARFFEVGRQIKYFKSGREFTIKGLHKIYKHLRLRLLGAHQMANASLAVGLVEVLSFYGFHIGSWEIRRGLYNTIWPGRCEVIQNNPRIVLDGAQNFSSVDVLKKAIKENFKYKKLVLVLGISDDKDIAGICRVLSSLADEVILTAAATPRALDPVKLSGYFKKKVYLTQSVKEAKILARKIARKEDLILVTGSLFVVGEFRDV
- the purH gene encoding bifunctional phosphoribosylaminoimidazolecarboxamide formyltransferase/IMP cyclohydrolase, with amino-acid sequence MVKIKRALISLSDKTGIVELAGQLRNFGVEIISTGGTAKLLRQNDIVVTEVSEYTGFPEILDGRVKTLHPKIHAGLLALRNNPEHLRTLAEHNIFPIDMVVVNLYPFEKTAQKPGASIEEVIENIDIGGPSMLRSAAKNHQSVAVICNPQRYAQVIAELKKYNGALSEDLMRQLGVEVYGHTSKYDAAIYNYLSNFYQTKKEAENFPQELDLAFEKIQDLRYGENPHQKAAFYREKGKSSGLINLKQLQGKELSFNNILDLDSALELVKEFKNPAAVIVKHNNPCGAAEDKKLDRAYLNAWKTDKLSAFGGIVALNRKMDLATAKVILKSGFLECIIAPGFDQEAINLFKEKKNLRLLELKDLNIIDEPQVKRVSGGMLLQGKDLATLDLNNLKVVTKKKPSKKELATLIFAWKVAKHVKSNAIVLACGTRTVGIGAGQMSRVDSVMIAKNKAGTLSKNCCLASDAFFPKADAISWAHKAGAKAIIQPGGSIADQEIIAACDKYKIAMVTTGLRHFKH